A part of Tigriopus californicus strain San Diego chromosome 10, Tcal_SD_v2.1, whole genome shotgun sequence genomic DNA contains:
- the LOC131888319 gene encoding endophilin-B2-like isoform X2: MDNFRRAMGDASTYLSRAVQDAHIGDEATIMYNRARQYTEEKLGKAERTENDSHFDDLANRTDQTKNYTEKLVKNTEAVLVPNPAARLETFMFDNIPVDKLGVKNTRLSNLEYLGTDMIEGGNEFGPATPYGSALIRVGQAQQHLGEIERNYIRGGHDALIAPMQKFLDSEMKNIMRERKILENKRLDLDACKNRVRKARAMQLQPPKDGIDPRAVLDQSEAELRVAQADYDKQVEITRLLMESLGSIQTNHLRYLGEFVESQAKYYAECNTCMQDLQQELSSFTNTASNPYISPIPISRPRSRCQVVRDYDALQSDEMSMMAHEVLNVLECDPVEEEWILVERGNKFGRVPRRMVRYI, encoded by the exons ATGGATAATTTTCGACGGGCCATGGGCGATGCCAGCACTTACTTGAGTCGAGCTGTGCAG GACGCTCATATTGGAGATGAGGCCACGATTATGTACAATCGGGCCAGACAG TACACGGAAGAGAAGCTTGGAAAAGCTGAACGTACAGAGAATGACTCCCATTTCGATGACTTGGCTAATCGAACGGACCAGACGAAGAATTACACCGAAAAACTGGTTAAAAATACCGAGGCGGTACTGGTGCCAAATCCAG CTGCTCGCCTTGAAACGTTCATGTTTGATAACATTCCTGTGGACAAACTGGGCGTCAAAAACACTCGGCTCTCCAATTTGGAATATCTGGGCACAGACATGATTGAAGGTGGCAATGAATTCGGTCCTGCTACGCCTTATG GCTCAGCATTGATTCGAGTGGGGCAAGCTCAGCAACATCTTGGGGAGATTGAGCGAAATTACATTCGCGGCGGTCATGATGCCTTGATTGCCCCCATGCAGAAATTCCTCGACTCAGAGATGAAAAATATCATGCGCGAGCGTaagattttggaaaataagCGACTCGATTTGGATGCATGCAAAAATCGGGTACGCAAAGCCAGAGCAATGCAACTCCAACCTCCG AAAGATGGCATCGATCCCCGGGCCGTTTTGGATCAG TCCGAGGCAGAGCTTCGTGTGGCTCAGGCAGATTATGATAAACAGGTGGAAATCACCAGATTGTTGATGGAGAGCTTGGGCTCCATTCAGACAAATCACTTGCGATATTTGGGAGAATTTGTCGAATCTCAAGCCAAATATTACGCCGAGTGCAACACTTGTATGCAAGATCTTCAGCAAGAACTCTCCAG TTTCACCAATACCGCGTCCAATCCTTATATCTCCCCAATACCCATTTCAAGACCACGTTCGCGGTGCCAAGTTGTGCGAGATTACGATGCTCTACAATCGGATGAAATGAGCATGATGGCACACGAG GTGTTGAATGTGCTCGAATGTGATCCAGTGGAAGAAGAATGGATTCTAGTTGAGCGCGGAAACAAGTTTGGTCGGGTTCCAAGACGCATGGTTCGATATATTTGA
- the LOC131888319 gene encoding endophilin-B2-like isoform X4, producing MDNFRRAMGDASTYLSRAVQYTEEKLGKAERTENDSHFDDLANRTDQTKNYTEKLVKNTEAVLVPNPAARLETFMFDNIPVDKLGVKNTRLSNLEYLGTDMIEGGNEFGPATPYGSALIRVGQAQQHLGEIERNYIRGGHDALIAPMQKFLDSEMKNIMRERKILENKRLDLDACKNRVRKARAMQLQPPKDGIDPRAVLDQSEAELRVAQADYDKQVEITRLLMESLGSIQTNHLRYLGEFVESQAKYYAECNTCMQDLQQELSSVTHMAPGKTSTPILRSSLNTTPSHQNSSTAPGNLESSQNGTTEANGDGNNLDHVNLSSPPPPAAISPSVFKTADFY from the exons ATGGATAATTTTCGACGGGCCATGGGCGATGCCAGCACTTACTTGAGTCGAGCTGTGCAG TACACGGAAGAGAAGCTTGGAAAAGCTGAACGTACAGAGAATGACTCCCATTTCGATGACTTGGCTAATCGAACGGACCAGACGAAGAATTACACCGAAAAACTGGTTAAAAATACCGAGGCGGTACTGGTGCCAAATCCAG CTGCTCGCCTTGAAACGTTCATGTTTGATAACATTCCTGTGGACAAACTGGGCGTCAAAAACACTCGGCTCTCCAATTTGGAATATCTGGGCACAGACATGATTGAAGGTGGCAATGAATTCGGTCCTGCTACGCCTTATG GCTCAGCATTGATTCGAGTGGGGCAAGCTCAGCAACATCTTGGGGAGATTGAGCGAAATTACATTCGCGGCGGTCATGATGCCTTGATTGCCCCCATGCAGAAATTCCTCGACTCAGAGATGAAAAATATCATGCGCGAGCGTaagattttggaaaataagCGACTCGATTTGGATGCATGCAAAAATCGGGTACGCAAAGCCAGAGCAATGCAACTCCAACCTCCG AAAGATGGCATCGATCCCCGGGCCGTTTTGGATCAG TCCGAGGCAGAGCTTCGTGTGGCTCAGGCAGATTATGATAAACAGGTGGAAATCACCAGATTGTTGATGGAGAGCTTGGGCTCCATTCAGACAAATCACTTGCGATATTTGGGAGAATTTGTCGAATCTCAAGCCAAATATTACGCCGAGTGCAACACTTGTATGCAAGATCTTCAGCAAGAACTCTCCAG CGTGACCCACATGGCTCCGGGTAAGACGAGCACTCCTATCTTGAGGTCGTCCCTCAACACAACACCCAGTCATCAGAACAGTTCCACAGCCCCGGGAAACCTTGAAAGCTCTCAAAATGGAACGACAGAGGCGAATGGGGATGGCAACAACTTAGATCACGTGAATTTGTCCTCGCCTCCTCCGCCCGCGGCAATTTCGCCGAGTGTCTTCAAAACGGCGGATTTCTATTGA
- the LOC131888319 gene encoding endophilin-B1-like isoform X3, with protein MDNFRRAMGDASTYLSRAVQDAHIGDEATIMYNRARQYTEEKLGKAERTENDSHFDDLANRTDQTKNYTEKLVKNTEAVLVPNPAARLETFMFDNIPVDKLGVKNTRLSNLEYLGTDMIEGGNEFGPATPYGSALIRVGQAQQHLGEIERNYIRGGHDALIAPMQKFLDSEMKNIMRERKILENKRLDLDACKNRVRKARAMQLQPPSEAELRVAQADYDKQVEITRLLMESLGSIQTNHLRYLGEFVESQAKYYAECNTCMQDLQQELSSVTHMAPGKTSTPILRSSLNTTPSHQNSSTAPGNLESSQNGTTEANGDGNNLDHVNLSSPPPPAAISPSVFKTADFY; from the exons ATGGATAATTTTCGACGGGCCATGGGCGATGCCAGCACTTACTTGAGTCGAGCTGTGCAG GACGCTCATATTGGAGATGAGGCCACGATTATGTACAATCGGGCCAGACAG TACACGGAAGAGAAGCTTGGAAAAGCTGAACGTACAGAGAATGACTCCCATTTCGATGACTTGGCTAATCGAACGGACCAGACGAAGAATTACACCGAAAAACTGGTTAAAAATACCGAGGCGGTACTGGTGCCAAATCCAG CTGCTCGCCTTGAAACGTTCATGTTTGATAACATTCCTGTGGACAAACTGGGCGTCAAAAACACTCGGCTCTCCAATTTGGAATATCTGGGCACAGACATGATTGAAGGTGGCAATGAATTCGGTCCTGCTACGCCTTATG GCTCAGCATTGATTCGAGTGGGGCAAGCTCAGCAACATCTTGGGGAGATTGAGCGAAATTACATTCGCGGCGGTCATGATGCCTTGATTGCCCCCATGCAGAAATTCCTCGACTCAGAGATGAAAAATATCATGCGCGAGCGTaagattttggaaaataagCGACTCGATTTGGATGCATGCAAAAATCGGGTACGCAAAGCCAGAGCAATGCAACTCCAACCTCCG TCCGAGGCAGAGCTTCGTGTGGCTCAGGCAGATTATGATAAACAGGTGGAAATCACCAGATTGTTGATGGAGAGCTTGGGCTCCATTCAGACAAATCACTTGCGATATTTGGGAGAATTTGTCGAATCTCAAGCCAAATATTACGCCGAGTGCAACACTTGTATGCAAGATCTTCAGCAAGAACTCTCCAG CGTGACCCACATGGCTCCGGGTAAGACGAGCACTCCTATCTTGAGGTCGTCCCTCAACACAACACCCAGTCATCAGAACAGTTCCACAGCCCCGGGAAACCTTGAAAGCTCTCAAAATGGAACGACAGAGGCGAATGGGGATGGCAACAACTTAGATCACGTGAATTTGTCCTCGCCTCCTCCGCCCGCGGCAATTTCGCCGAGTGTCTTCAAAACGGCGGATTTCTATTGA
- the LOC131888319 gene encoding endophilin-B2-like isoform X1 gives MDNFRRAMGDASTYLSRAVQDAHIGDEATIMYNRARQYTEEKLGKAERTENDSHFDDLANRTDQTKNYTEKLVKNTEAVLVPNPAARLETFMFDNIPVDKLGVKNTRLSNLEYLGTDMIEGGNEFGPATPYGSALIRVGQAQQHLGEIERNYIRGGHDALIAPMQKFLDSEMKNIMRERKILENKRLDLDACKNRVRKARAMQLQPPKDGIDPRAVLDQSEAELRVAQADYDKQVEITRLLMESLGSIQTNHLRYLGEFVESQAKYYAECNTCMQDLQQELSSVTHMAPGKTSTPILRSSLNTTPSHQNSSTAPGNLESSQNGTTEANGDGNNLDHVNLSSPPPPAAISPSVFKTADFY, from the exons ATGGATAATTTTCGACGGGCCATGGGCGATGCCAGCACTTACTTGAGTCGAGCTGTGCAG GACGCTCATATTGGAGATGAGGCCACGATTATGTACAATCGGGCCAGACAG TACACGGAAGAGAAGCTTGGAAAAGCTGAACGTACAGAGAATGACTCCCATTTCGATGACTTGGCTAATCGAACGGACCAGACGAAGAATTACACCGAAAAACTGGTTAAAAATACCGAGGCGGTACTGGTGCCAAATCCAG CTGCTCGCCTTGAAACGTTCATGTTTGATAACATTCCTGTGGACAAACTGGGCGTCAAAAACACTCGGCTCTCCAATTTGGAATATCTGGGCACAGACATGATTGAAGGTGGCAATGAATTCGGTCCTGCTACGCCTTATG GCTCAGCATTGATTCGAGTGGGGCAAGCTCAGCAACATCTTGGGGAGATTGAGCGAAATTACATTCGCGGCGGTCATGATGCCTTGATTGCCCCCATGCAGAAATTCCTCGACTCAGAGATGAAAAATATCATGCGCGAGCGTaagattttggaaaataagCGACTCGATTTGGATGCATGCAAAAATCGGGTACGCAAAGCCAGAGCAATGCAACTCCAACCTCCG AAAGATGGCATCGATCCCCGGGCCGTTTTGGATCAG TCCGAGGCAGAGCTTCGTGTGGCTCAGGCAGATTATGATAAACAGGTGGAAATCACCAGATTGTTGATGGAGAGCTTGGGCTCCATTCAGACAAATCACTTGCGATATTTGGGAGAATTTGTCGAATCTCAAGCCAAATATTACGCCGAGTGCAACACTTGTATGCAAGATCTTCAGCAAGAACTCTCCAG CGTGACCCACATGGCTCCGGGTAAGACGAGCACTCCTATCTTGAGGTCGTCCCTCAACACAACACCCAGTCATCAGAACAGTTCCACAGCCCCGGGAAACCTTGAAAGCTCTCAAAATGGAACGACAGAGGCGAATGGGGATGGCAACAACTTAGATCACGTGAATTTGTCCTCGCCTCCTCCGCCCGCGGCAATTTCGCCGAGTGTCTTCAAAACGGCGGATTTCTATTGA